A window of Fluoribacter dumoffii NY 23 contains these coding sequences:
- a CDS encoding amino acid permease produces MRTKQSVNKSKIEADKPIKDSGYSRRLKDRHVQLIALGGIIGSGYFLGTGEVINLVGPAVFLAYILGGLIIFLTMLCMGELAVAIPISGSFVTYTADFISPSVACGVGWSYWISWVAYIPAECVAGGIIMEMFTGVNGYVWAVCFGFLITYINLAKVDTFGEIEFWLALIKILALLGFVILAILIFFGLIQSSESGGFIGSKYIFGDGGLLPNGTMSLLTAMVLLLVNYQGSEIIGLAAGESENPARMIPHAIRNVTLRILFIYIIPVFCLVLIFPWQKAGLSNSVFADALNFYNLKWAGAVTSFVTLSATLSCANSGFYGTVRALNALARDGMAPHTFAKFNHNSVPQNAVIATLITIWILLGVGYFFGQTQLYIALLLVSGFTGTLAWISLCTSQIRFRNRLYQAGYTTANLRYVTPYSPYTGILAIILMCIALFFLVLNKDPTYKLAFYIGMVSFVVPIIIYKIFDLSKNRRKALHLKTRVKFQDLFPPV; encoded by the coding sequence GTGAGAACCAAACAGTCCGTGAATAAGAGCAAGATAGAAGCAGATAAGCCCATAAAAGACAGTGGTTATAGTCGAAGATTGAAAGACCGTCATGTGCAACTTATTGCCTTGGGGGGTATTATCGGCTCGGGTTATTTTTTAGGCACAGGGGAAGTAATAAATCTTGTTGGTCCTGCCGTGTTTCTAGCCTACATACTAGGCGGCTTGATTATTTTTTTAACCATGCTGTGCATGGGCGAACTTGCTGTGGCCATTCCTATTTCAGGTTCCTTTGTGACGTATACCGCTGATTTCATCTCTCCCTCGGTTGCGTGCGGCGTCGGATGGTCGTACTGGATCAGTTGGGTGGCGTATATCCCTGCGGAATGTGTTGCAGGGGGGATAATCATGGAAATGTTTACCGGAGTAAATGGCTATGTATGGGCTGTTTGTTTTGGTTTTCTTATCACCTACATTAACCTTGCCAAAGTCGATACTTTTGGTGAAATCGAATTTTGGCTTGCTTTAATCAAGATTTTAGCTTTATTAGGTTTTGTTATTTTAGCTATTTTGATTTTCTTTGGTCTTATCCAGAGTTCTGAATCGGGTGGGTTTATTGGTTCCAAATACATCTTTGGTGACGGAGGCCTGCTTCCTAATGGTACCATGTCCCTCTTGACCGCTATGGTGCTGTTATTAGTAAATTATCAAGGTTCTGAAATTATTGGTCTTGCTGCCGGGGAATCTGAAAATCCTGCACGAATGATCCCGCATGCAATCCGAAATGTGACCTTAAGAATTCTCTTCATCTATATCATTCCCGTATTTTGCCTGGTATTGATTTTTCCCTGGCAAAAAGCAGGTTTATCCAACTCCGTGTTTGCGGATGCGCTGAACTTTTATAACTTGAAATGGGCTGGTGCTGTAACCAGTTTTGTAACCCTAAGCGCTACATTATCATGTGCAAACTCTGGCTTTTATGGCACGGTACGCGCCCTCAACGCTTTGGCGCGGGATGGCATGGCACCTCATACTTTTGCCAAATTCAACCATAATTCAGTGCCGCAAAATGCAGTTATAGCTACCCTGATTACCATTTGGATTCTTTTAGGCGTAGGTTACTTTTTCGGACAGACGCAACTTTATATCGCCCTGCTTCTGGTATCTGGGTTTACTGGAACATTGGCCTGGATTTCTTTGTGTACATCACAAATTAGATTTAGAAACAGGCTGTATCAAGCTGGGTATACTACAGCAAATCTTCGCTACGTAACCCCGTATTCACCTTATACCGGAATTTTAGCAATTATCCTTATGTGTATTGCTCTATTCTTCCTGGTATTGAATAAAGATCCTACCTACAAACTGGCTTTCTATATAGGAATGGTGAGCTTTGTGGTTCCCATCATCATCTATAAGATATTTGATTTATCGAAGAACAGAAGAAAAGCGCTTCATTTGAAGACCCGGGTCAAGTTTCAAGACCTCTTTCCTCCAGTTTAA
- a CDS encoding tRNA-binding protein → MIVSFDDFAKIDLRSGTVVKVEEFPRARKPAYKVWVDFGKEIGILQTSAQVTVHYTPETLLGRSVVGCVNLGEKNIAGFTSQFLLVGFADDNGAICLVTTDPKVPNGQKLH, encoded by the coding sequence ATGATTGTTTCTTTCGATGACTTTGCCAAAATTGATTTACGTTCAGGGACTGTAGTTAAAGTTGAGGAGTTTCCGCGTGCAAGAAAGCCCGCCTATAAAGTTTGGGTGGATTTTGGAAAAGAGATAGGCATATTACAAACCTCTGCCCAGGTTACCGTCCATTATACTCCGGAAACTTTACTAGGCCGTTCTGTAGTGGGGTGTGTTAACTTGGGGGAAAAAAATATTGCCGGCTTTACTTCTCAATTTCTGCTAGTTGGCTTTGCTGATGATAATGGAGCGATATGCCTCGTTACAACAGATCCCAAAGTACCCAACGGCCAGAAGCTGCATTAA
- a CDS encoding polysaccharide biosynthesis protein: MIQKISVFFQKLHKKLPVLLCDFLSIPVAWYIAYWLRYNMQPFPKMLTSTQSITGLSMLTAIQVCCFFYFKTYRGLWRFFSLNDVVRILKATFTATILGIPVLYLMSILHEVPRSVFPLYCMILTTILCSTRMLRRLYWDKQAKGTKTNEIKRVLIIGAGMAGESLARDLKRSNQYIPVGFIDDNLTKRGLEVHGVRVLGTTSQIAKCVSDYLIDLIFIAIPSASSSVMRRIVTCCEESNTPYSTLPSLNALASGRVEVNALRPVNIEDLLGRDQISLEWDKVTAGITGKRVLVTGGGGSIGSELCRQILALKPNSLAIIESSEFNLYQIEMELKQNFPDVSIEFMLMNVTDEVAINHFFVSFQPEIVFHAAAYKHVPLLENQIRVAVMNNVLGTQIVAKASVSVNVAKFILISTDKAVNPTNIMGTTKRVAEIYCQNLDGRAKTQFITVRFGNVLGSAGSVVPLFQKQLQNGGPIKVTHPEMQRYFMTIPEACQLILQAMVNGKGGEIFVLDMGEPVKISYLAEQMIRLAGKEPGKDIMIEFTGLRPGEKLFEELFHESEQLAPTEHEKLFKAKFRELNWDELIQTMRLLHTACEEHQDDELLILLKSLVPELNTTNALSIY, translated from the coding sequence ATGATACAAAAGATATCAGTATTTTTTCAAAAACTACATAAAAAATTACCCGTTCTTTTGTGCGATTTTCTTTCAATCCCCGTCGCTTGGTATATCGCCTATTGGTTGCGATACAATATGCAGCCCTTTCCGAAGATGTTAACTTCGACTCAATCTATTACGGGCCTAAGCATGTTAACGGCAATTCAGGTTTGCTGTTTCTTTTATTTTAAAACCTACCGTGGTTTATGGCGCTTTTTTTCCTTAAACGATGTAGTAAGAATATTAAAAGCCACCTTTACTGCCACAATATTAGGAATTCCTGTTTTATATCTCATGTCAATTCTGCATGAGGTTCCACGTTCTGTATTCCCCTTATACTGTATGATCCTTACTACAATTCTTTGTAGCACCAGGATGTTACGCAGGCTCTACTGGGACAAGCAAGCTAAAGGGACCAAAACTAATGAAATAAAACGGGTGCTTATCATTGGTGCAGGTATGGCGGGTGAAAGCCTTGCACGGGATTTAAAGCGCTCAAATCAATACATACCTGTAGGTTTTATTGATGATAACCTCACTAAACGTGGTTTGGAAGTTCATGGAGTACGTGTCTTAGGTACCACCAGTCAAATTGCCAAGTGCGTATCTGATTATTTAATCGATTTGATTTTCATTGCTATTCCTTCCGCCAGTTCTTCAGTGATGCGCCGGATTGTAACCTGTTGTGAAGAAAGTAATACACCCTATAGTACTCTTCCAAGCCTTAATGCTTTAGCCTCCGGAAGAGTGGAAGTTAATGCACTTAGACCTGTTAATATAGAAGACTTGCTTGGCAGAGACCAAATTAGCCTGGAGTGGGATAAGGTAACAGCGGGAATAACTGGCAAGCGCGTGCTGGTTACGGGCGGGGGAGGTTCCATTGGATCAGAGCTCTGCCGACAAATTTTAGCCCTTAAACCCAATAGCCTGGCTATTATTGAAAGCAGTGAATTTAATTTGTATCAAATTGAAATGGAGCTCAAACAAAACTTTCCTGATGTTTCTATAGAATTCATGTTGATGAATGTTACTGACGAAGTCGCCATAAACCATTTCTTTGTAAGTTTTCAACCTGAAATTGTTTTCCATGCGGCAGCATACAAGCACGTACCTCTTTTGGAAAACCAAATCCGTGTAGCCGTGATGAATAATGTACTTGGAACTCAAATTGTTGCAAAAGCGAGTGTGTCTGTTAACGTCGCAAAATTTATTTTGATTTCTACGGATAAAGCGGTAAATCCTACCAATATTATGGGAACCACCAAACGTGTGGCTGAAATATATTGCCAGAATCTTGATGGTAGGGCCAAAACCCAATTCATCACCGTACGTTTTGGAAACGTTTTGGGATCTGCGGGAAGTGTAGTTCCTTTATTCCAAAAGCAGTTACAAAACGGCGGCCCAATAAAGGTAACCCATCCTGAAATGCAACGGTATTTTATGACCATACCGGAAGCTTGCCAGCTAATTTTGCAAGCTATGGTGAATGGAAAGGGCGGGGAAATTTTTGTTCTGGATATGGGTGAACCCGTTAAAATAAGCTATCTGGCAGAGCAAATGATACGGCTGGCTGGAAAAGAGCCTGGAAAGGATATCATGATTGAATTTACCGGCTTACGCCCCGGAGAAAAATTATTTGAAGAGTTGTTCCACGAATCAGAACAATTAGCGCCAACAGAGCATGAAAAGTTATTTAAGGCAAAATTCCGAGAACTGAATTGGGACGAACTAATTCAAACCATGCGTTTGTTGCACACAGCATGTGAAGAGCATCAGGATGACGAATTATTGATTTTATTAAAAAGCTTGGTACCCGAATTAAATACCACTAACGCGTTATCCATATATTAG